One part of the Candida albicans SC5314 chromosome R, complete sequence genome encodes these proteins:
- a CDS encoding translation initiation factor 6 (Ortholog of S. cerevisae/S. pombe Tif6; constituent of 66S pre-ribosomal particles; Spider biofilm induced), translated as MATRTQFENSNEVGVFSNLTNSYCLVAVGGSENFYSAFEAELGDVIPIVHTTIAGTRIVGRMTSGNRRGLLVPTQTTDQELMHLRNSLPDSIKIQRVEERLSALGNVICCNDYVALVHPDIERETEELIADVLGVEVFRQTIAGNVLVGSYCSLSNQGGLVHPQTSIQDQEELSSLLQVPLVAGTVNRGSSVVGAGMVVNDWLSVAGLDTTAPELSVIESIFRLQDAQPDAIGGNLRDTLIETYS; from the coding sequence ATGGCTACTAGAactcaatttgaaaactctAACGAAGTTGGTGTCTTTTCCAATTTAACCAACTCATACTGTTTAGTTGCCGTTGGTGGATCAGAAAACTTTTATTCTGCCTTTGAAGCTGAATTAGGTGATGTTATTCCAATCGTGCATACAACCATTGCTGGTACTCGTATTGTTGGTCGAATGACTTCTGGTAATAGAAGAGGTTTATTAGTCCCAACCCAAACTACTGATCAAGAATTAATGCATTTAAGAAACTCCTTACCTGACTCAATCAAAATACAAAGAGTGGAAGAAAGATTATCGGCATTGGGTAACGTTATATGTTGTAATGATTATGTTGCCTTGGTTCATCCTGATATTGAAAGAGAAACTGAAGAATTAATTGCTGATGTATTGGGTGTGGAAGTGTTCCGTCAAACTATTGCTGGTAATGTATTAGTTGGTTCATATTGTTCATTGAGTAATCAAGGTGGTTTGGTCCATCCTCAAACTTCTATACAAGATCAAGAAGAATTGTCATCTTTATTACAAGTTCCATTAGTTGCTGGTACCGTGAATAGAGGTTCCTCAGTGGTTGGTGCTGGTATGGTTGTTAATGATTGGCTCAGTGTTGCTGGTTTGGATACTACTGCTCCAGAATTGTCAGTTATTGAATCTATTTTCAGATTACAAGATGCTCAACCAGATGCTATTGGTGGCAATTTAAGAGACACTTTGATTGAAACTTATTCTTAA
- the STT4 gene encoding 1-phosphatidylinositol 4-kinase (Putative phosphatidylinositol-4-kinase) — MDYSGITRGSIRAEALKKLAELTVQNPSSNLKEVNTGIQKDDFSKLLSATPKLLNSRGKLNGSVSNGGGAGGSSGVRDRLSEVAIAKKEYEVIIALSDATKEPMKVDSQIQALINKFKAYLFELPDQKFAYSIVSNSATISPWNLLGEKLTTGLINLAMQNTKQYLDEVVDIFQEFIEKFFDNMNLHLTHFLTLAGVLDGFNQNAKFLSISSRTYKIFIALDSNIDDADFLNDVENYTDYLYDEPNEFQDLLTRDFVINFSPILYLESLSRLMCAIVNGIIDNKDQSLLHYILEKVANKYDQVDDKSNSAVFAKDNLDFSRAHMDIINNLTGLALRKLEFLDRGETYIVYSTYDRLKLGYLAKSHNLQILSCGMFTDNLDLKTSRKLFKSSIEIRDVMLDPDLGLTVFEFGSLLVYKDESIGPSLTRAFTSVIANPKLDPHYCLKASKAVGLGTKKLPQDTVVTTIYSLTNLLFVTNEGLLLPSKSTKRFNTGLSGGDNLLGREAFASPMSSRRTSFTSFSQAFSKGANSSEFDENDYRKVCENAVTGIIEVCEKCNDESVPALTCTILSQKVSKIDSPIGPLILKGLSSCAPFLPEREFVILIRLLNKISFDALEKKNMVLMGYLTESKMLLAEKLKVSNPLFTVYLHELLQTINSKGDVQQLEHHRSHNEISEVGDQIAIYLKPLAALLPDVHLGEKPLEIKSTVTINLFRNIWFNMVVHGYNINSKNTKTFRNELERIAYNSPPLASELSWDRTETSIELNTVLRRGSSNHNIKDHRHYLGNIFEVHRSLSYPKLMFLSAAVFVESLRVRNGNCSDSLLYFTDPTFKISGVDKYLGHISFKIVKDFIQLINTGANKQFSADHIAEQLTTMLIYCCYPVPEMQDAAMQCCDLLISRVPSSLCHKKSLFAVFDLLTLLFDSIADADVHEYEPTTVFRARCTGIKVSMSDDYHWRTSTFNRFHDKCKHWLKILLHKCNIDVKSLIQSYISANESLQFDSPVQFGLSFALEMAGAISSNDREWSAITYANSSNLNALPTIVSQLSWRSSFVTEIMNKLPLRTDEETDFAFQAIREKVYYIKARLVPGDNGGFDYPTNDEIMKLLSEIAGLTLLSDVNNAELIRYLVEIPFTMFVPSIMITASGVWFAVMKDKPQLSVLLLSEIAKKWEESIQLRKGVFSQEFDLVHPEFEKMEYAPSNRVLVNKEADNAQKNFAPHLEIIRLFASNFEATLNQSDHLLKIFTRFVEVGLENLKIASYHPLSRLVRFELVKFSFELLQYHIKLGSRSSKYLSELILDGALTWFRQRSTYPFGGNKLKFKSELILLKEVAKFVTGLNNFQSELIDMKAKILLYFMDDEICKFTVWLHSMNPSDTSGTYVNQQIGGQHLKFAYEIDPILAVNLAMRYKLKSLDELLQQLIIKDPLPAISYPDAVQFFIGINAGTHMPSYHLLFWAPLAPIDSITLFLPPFGSNSYILQYTMRSLESHDVNLTFFYVPQIVQSLRFDYKGYVERFIVETAKVSQLFAHQIIWNMLANSYKDEDSQEPDDLKPTLDRIQQTMLKSFSAHDLKFYEKEFGFFNEVTSISGKLKPYIKKSKAEKKEKIDEEMALIKVEPGVYLPSNPDGVVIDINRKSGRPLQSHAKAPFMATFKIKKELVDYDEQGHKQSFEIEKWQSAIFKVGDDCRQDVLALQLISMFRTIWSNAGLDLYVFPYRVTATAPGCGVIDVLPNSTSRDMLGREAVNGLYEYFITKFGPENSIEFQNARNNLIKSLAAYSIISYLLQFKDRHNGNIMYDEQGHILHIDFGFCFDIVPGGVRFEAAPFKLTHEMIMVLGGNDQTQSFKWFEELCVKGYLSCRPYMEFIVRSIIPMLESGLPCFKENTIKNLRQRFVPTKSEKEAALYFRKLIKKSMESFYTKGYDEFQRLTNGIPY; from the coding sequence ATGGATTATTCAGGGATTACCCGTGGCTCAATTCGTGCTGAAGCCCTTAAGAAATTGGCCGAATTGACGGTTCAAAATCcatcttcaaatttaaaagaagTTAATACTGGAATTCAAAAAGAtgatttttccaaattattATCGGCCACTCCCAAATTACTCAACTCAAGGGGTAAATTGAACGGCAGTGTAagtaatggtggtggtgctggtggtagtagtggtgTTCGTGATAGATTATCTGAAGTTGCCATTGCTAAAAAGGAATACGAAGTGATTATTGCCCTTAGTGATGCCACTAAAGAACCCATGAAAGTTGACTCTCAAATTCAAGCTTTAATCAACAAGTTTAAAGCTTATCTCTTTGAATTACCAGATCAAAAATTTGcttattcaattgtttctaATTCAGCCACCATTTCACCATGGAATTTATTAGGGGAAAAATTGACTACTGGGTTGATCAATCTTGCTATGCAAAATACCAAACAATATTTAGAtgaagttgttgatattttcCAAGAGTTTATTGAGAAATTTTTCGACAATATGAATCTTCATTTGACTCATTTCTTGACTTTAGCAGGGGTATTGGATGGGTTTAATCAAAATGCCAAATTTTTAAGTATTTCATCCAGAACttataaaattttcattgCCTTAGACTCAAACATAGATGATGCAGATTTTTTGAATGACGTTGAGAATTACACTGATTATCTTTATGATGAACCAAATGAATTCCAAGATTTATTGACTCGTGATTTTGTTATCAATTTCTCACCAATCTTGTATTTGGAAAGTTTGTCGAGATTAATGTGTGCTATTGTTAATGGaatcattgataataaagatCAATCTTTGTTGCATTATATTTTAGAAAAAGTTGCCAACAAGTATGATCAAGTTGACGATAAATCGAACCTGGCAGTTTTTGCTAAAGacaatttggatttttcaAGAGCTCATATGgatattatcaacaatttaacTGGATTGGCTTTACGtaaattggaatttttGGACAGAGGAGAAACTTATATTGTTTACTCAACTTATGATCGTTTGAAATTGGGTTATTTGGCCAAGAGCCATAACTTACAAATTTTGAGTTGTGGTATGTTTACTGataatttggatttgaaaacatcaagaaaattatttaaatcaagTATTGAAATAAGAGATGTTATGTTGGATCCAGATTTAGGGTTGActgtttttgaatttggttCTTTATTGGTTTATAAGGATGAATCTATTGGTCCCTCATTGACCAGAGCATTCACTTCAGTTATTGCCAATCCTAAATTAGACCCAcattattgtttgaaaGCTTCCAAAGCCGTTGGATTAGGTACGAAAAAATTGCCTCAAGACACTGTGGTGACaacaatttattcattaaCAAATCTTTTATTTGTTACTAATGAAGGGTTATTATTACCTTCTAAAAGTACCAAAAGATTTAACACCGGTTTGAGTGGAggtgataatttattaggAAGAGAAGCATTTGCATCACCTATGTCATCTAGAAGAACTTCATTCACTTCTTTCTCTCAAGCTTTTAGTAAAGGTGCTAATTCTAgtgaatttgatgaaaatgattaCCGTAAAGTTTGTGAAAATGCCGTTACGGGTATTATTGAAGTTTGTGAAAAATGTAATGATGAAAGTGTTCCAGCATTGACTTGTACTATTTTATCACAAAAGGTCAGCAAAATCGATTCACCAATTGGAccattgattttgaaaggGTTAAGTTCATGTGCCCCATTTTTACCTGAACGtgaatttgttattttgaTTAGATTATTAAACAAGATATCATTTGATGCAttagagaagaaaaatatggTGTTGATGGGCTATTTAACAGAAAGTAAAATGTTACTTgctgaaaaattaaaggtATCAAACCCGTTATTTACGGTTTATCTTCatgaattattacaaaCAATCAACAGTAAAGGTGATgttcaacaattggaaCATCATAGATCCCATAATGAAATTAGTGAAGTTGGTGATCAAATTGCTatttatttgaaaccaTTAGCTGCATTGTTGCCTGATGTTCATTTAGGTGAGAAACCATTAGAGATTAAAAGTACTGTCACTATCAACTTGTTTAGAAACATTTGGTTCAATATGGTTGTTCATGGATACAATATCAATTCAAAGAATACCAAAACTTTCCGGAATGAATTAGAAAGAATTGCTTATAATTCACCACCATTGGCTTCAGAATTGTCATGGGACAGAACCGAAACTTCCATTGAATTAAACACAGTTTTAAGAAGAGGTTCATCCAATCATAATATCAAAGATCATCGTCATTATTTGGGCAACATTTTTGAAGTCCATCGTAGTTTATCTTATCCGAAATTGATGTTTTTATCTGCTGCAGTGTTTGTTGAATCTTTAAGAGTTAGAAATGGTAATTGTTCGGATTCATTATTGTATTTCACTGATCCAACATTTAAGATTTCTGGGGTTGACAAATATTTAGGAcatatttcatttaaaattgtcaaagatttcattcaattaattaatactGGTGCCAATAAACAATTTAGTGCTGACCATATTGCGGAACAATTGACGACTATGTTGatctattgttgttatccAGTTCCAGAAATGCAAGATGCTGCCATGCAATGTTgtgatttattaatcaGTAGAGTGCCATCGTCATTGTGCCACAAGAAGAGTTTATTCGCtgtatttgatttattgactttattatttgatagTATTGCTGATGCTGATGTTCATGAATATGAACCCACCACAGTTTTCAGAGCAAGATGTACTGGTATTAAAGTGTCCATGTCTGACGACTATCATTGGAGAACCAGTACATTCAACAGATTCCATGATAAATGTAAACATTGGCTTAAAATCTTGTTACACAAATGTAACATTGATGTCAAGAGTTTAATTCAATCGTACATTTCTGCCAATGAAAGTTTACAGTTTGATAGTCCTGTTCAATTTGGGTTATCCTTTGCCTTGGAAATGGCGGGTGCCATTTCATCTAATGATCGTGAATGGTCCGCAATTACCTATGCCAATAGTTCCAATTTGAATGCCTTGCCCACTATTGTATCCCAATTATCATGGAGAAGTAGTTTTGTTACTGAAATCATGAATAAATTACCATTGCGTACCGATGAAGAAACTGATTTTGCCTTCCAAGCTATTAGAGAAAAAGTTTATTACATTAAAGCCAGATTAGTTCCAGGAGACAATGGAGGATTTGATTATCCTAccaatgatgaaattatgaaattattgaGTGAAATTGCTGGGTTAACTTTATTGAGTGATGTTAACAATGCTGAATTGATTAGATATTTAGTGGAAATCCCATTCACAATGTTTGTTCCACTGATTATGATTACTGCTAGTGGTGTTTGGTTTGCTGTTATGAAAGATAAACCACAATTATCAGTACTTTTGTTGAGTGAAATTGCCAAAAAATGGGAAGAATCTATACAATTACGCAAAGGGGTCTTTTCACAAGAATTTGATCTTGTTCATCCTGAATTTGAGAAAATGGAATATGCACCAAGTAATAGAGTATTGGTTAATAAGGAAGCTGACAATGCTCAAAAAAATTTCGCTCCTCACTTAGAGATTATTAGATTATTTGCATCTAATTTTGAAGCTACATTGAATCAACTGGATCAtttattgaagattttCACTAGATTTGTTGAAGTTGGCttggaaaatttgaaaattgccAGTTATCATCCATTATCTCGTTTAGTTCGTTTTGAATTGgttaaattttcttttgaattattacaatATCATATCAAATTAGGTTCCAGAAGCAGCAAATATTTAAGTGAATTAATCTTGGATGGGGCATTGACTTGGTTTAGACAAAGAAGCACATATCCATTTGGAggtaataaattaaaatttaagAGTGAATTAATACTTTTAAAAGAAGTTGCCAAATTTGTCACTGGattaaataatttccaactggaattgattgatatgAAAGCTAAAAttcttttatattttatggATGATGAGATTTGTAAATTTACTGTGTGGTTACATTCAATGAATCCTTCAGATACTAGTGGTACTTATgttaatcaacaaattggaGGTCAACACCTTAAATTTGCTTATGAAATTGATCCAATTTTGGCAGTGAATTTGGCCATGAGATACAAATTAAAGAGTTTAGACGAATtattacaacaattgataattaaaGACCCATTACCTGCTATCAGTTACCCTGATGCCgtacaatttttcattggtATCAATGCTGGAACTCATATGCCATCGTatcatttattgttttgggCTCCATTAGCTCCAATTGATAGTATCACATTATTTTTACCACCATTTGGATCCAATTCATACATTTTACAGTACACCATGAGATCATTAGAGAGTCATGACGTTAACTTAACATTCTTTTATGTACCACAAATTGTTCAGTCATTAAGATTCGATTATAAAGGTTATGTTGAAAGATTTATTGTTGAGACAGCTAAAGTGTCACAATTATTTGCTCatcaaattatttggaATATGTTGGCTAATAGTtataaagatgaagataGTCAAGAACCCGATGATTTGAAACCTACTTTGGATCGTATCCAACAAACAATGTTGAAGAGTTTTAGTGCtcatgatttgaaattttatgAAAAGgaatttggatttttcaatgaagTCACCAGTATTTCTGGGAAATTGAAACCTTACATTAAGAAATCTAAAGCtgaaaagaaggaaaaaattgatgaagaaatggCATTGATTAAAGTTGAACCAGGTGTATATTTGCCATCCAATCCTGATGGGgttgttattgatattaatcGTAAACTGGGTAGACCATTACAATCACATGCCAAGGCACCATTTATGGCGACATTTAAAATCAAGAAGGAATTGGTTGATTATGATGAACAAGGTCATAAAcaatcatttgaaattgaaaaatggcAAAGTGCTATTTTCAAAGTTGGTGATGATTGTCGTCAAGATGTTTTAGCCttacaattgatttccATGTTTAGAACCATTTGGAGTAATGCAGGATTAGATTTATATGTGTTCCCATATAGAGTTACTGCAACTGCTCCTGGGTGTGGTGTTATTGATGTTTTACCAAATTCAACTTCAAGAGATATGTTGGGAAGAGAAGCTGTTAATGGATTATACGAATATTTCATTACTAAATTTGGACCTGAAAATCTGattgaatttcaaaatgcaagaaataatttaatcaaatcattagcAGCTTATTCGATTATTTCTTATTTGTTGCAATTCAAAGATCGTCATAATGGTAATATTATGTATGATGAACAAGGTCACATTTTACATATTGATTTTGGGTTCtgttttgatattgttcCTGGTGGGGTTAGGTTTGAGGCTGCACCATTTAAATTGACTCATGAAATGATTATGGTTTTAGGAGGTAATGATCAAACTCAATCATTTAAATGGTTTGAAGAGTTGTGTGTGAAAGGTTATTTGAGTTGTCGTCCATATATGGAATTTATTGTTAGATCTATAATTCCAATGTTGGAAAGTGGATTACCATGTTTTAAAGAGAATACCATCAAGAATTTACGACAAAGATTTGTTCCTACTAAATCGGAAAAGGAAGCAGCATTATACTTTAGaaaattgatcaagaaATCGATGGAAAGTTTCTACACTAAAGGTTATGATGAATTCCAAAGACTTACCAATGGTATTCCTTACTAG